A window from Candidatus Binatia bacterium encodes these proteins:
- a CDS encoding FAD:protein FMN transferase codes for MNLAPWRAVDGAAARGLARAAFVATATLFAISSCATLAGAAVARQGQVVMGTVLTVTVVANDRDEAESLAAASIDEARRWDEALTIWRESGELARLNRAAGSGDIAVGSRLRFGLASMLEYAAETSGAFEPEVAILPDRGDPATVLRGIAHTLHLSPSTASLEKGSALDPGAIGKGLALDAIVEMLEAHGIGSAFLDFGGSSQTAVGVSPGDPRGWTVAVASLGATPHGVLRLRDESVSTSVAGAADTKPILDPRSRMPVPAPRLATVRCRSAAAADAWSTALVVLGPGGMAAARARSVESLVEGGSGTAVSPGMGLIRGKPREKHAGKD; via the coding sequence ATGAACCTCGCGCCGTGGCGCGCGGTGGACGGGGCAGCCGCGCGCGGACTGGCTCGAGCGGCTTTCGTCGCGACGGCCACTCTCTTCGCCATCTCTTCATGCGCGACGCTGGCCGGAGCGGCCGTCGCACGCCAGGGCCAGGTCGTCATGGGCACGGTGCTGACCGTGACCGTCGTGGCGAACGATCGCGACGAGGCCGAATCGCTCGCCGCCGCGTCCATCGACGAAGCAAGGCGCTGGGACGAGGCACTGACGATCTGGCGTGAGAGCGGCGAGCTCGCGCGGCTGAACCGCGCTGCGGGCAGCGGCGACATTGCCGTTGGCTCGCGGTTGCGCTTCGGGCTCGCGTCGATGCTCGAATACGCCGCCGAGACCTCCGGCGCATTCGAGCCCGAGGTCGCGATCCTTCCCGATCGCGGAGACCCCGCGACCGTGCTGCGCGGAATCGCCCACACGTTGCACCTCTCGCCATCGACGGCATCGCTCGAGAAGGGCAGCGCGCTCGATCCCGGCGCGATCGGCAAGGGGCTCGCGCTGGATGCCATCGTGGAAATGCTCGAGGCCCACGGCATTGGTTCGGCGTTCCTCGATTTCGGCGGGTCGAGCCAGACGGCCGTCGGCGTGTCGCCCGGAGACCCGCGGGGTTGGACGGTGGCAGTCGCTTCGCTCGGCGCGACGCCTCACGGCGTGCTGCGCCTGCGTGACGAGTCGGTGTCCACCTCTGTCGCCGGCGCCGCCGACACCAAGCCGATCCTCGACCCGCGCAGCCGGATGCCGGTGCCGGCGCCGCGCCTGGCAACCGTGAGGTGCCGCTCGGCGGCGGCGGCCGACGCGTGGTCCACCGCGCTCGTCGTGCTCGGCCCGGGCGGGATGGCCGCGGCACGGGCCCGCTCGGTCGAGTCTCTCGTGGAGGGTGGCTCCGGAACCGCGGTCTCCCCGGGGATGGGCCTCATCCGGGGAAAACCCAGGGAAAAACACGCGGGAAAGGACTGA
- a CDS encoding (2Fe-2S)-binding protein, whose protein sequence is MIVCECTGTSDAEIRRIARRGATRVSQVTAVCGAGGCCQSCRPAIARILKGAAVARAEASAEAATPADDLAVAV, encoded by the coding sequence ATGATCGTTTGTGAATGCACAGGTACCAGCGACGCGGAAATCCGCCGCATTGCGCGCCGTGGCGCCACCCGCGTCTCCCAGGTGACCGCCGTCTGCGGAGCAGGAGGCTGCTGCCAGAGCTGCCGTCCCGCCATCGCCCGCATCCTCAAGGGCGCCGCCGTCGCCAGGGCCGAAGCCTCGGCCGAGGCGGCCACCCCTGCCGACGATCTCGCCGTCGCCGTCTGA
- a CDS encoding AraC family transcriptional regulator, producing the protein MIGTFLASEIRLLLRVLERRRIDPAPILKHAGLNPALIDQPRARYPSDRVIAAWGRAAEVAGDPDLGLEFAEVYRATDFHGIAVVFMASANLRTALERLVRYHAVLNTSVKLRLEHAENRTHLYCSTLRCDDAVRRVIEEGRAAVVVDLCRSSLSETVNPAQVTFTYPRPDDCSALDGFFHSSFVFAAEEWRLSFHAEDTTRPFLASNRELARSNDHVLDEMLKRLQEDDLVSRVKRAVIDELPSGTPSEESIAKSLALSGRSLQRRLHDEHTSFTELLSSVRRDLAEQYVRDPHVPVTEISYLLGFSDLSSFSRAFKRWTGTSPASCRHRGPGSGPGRVAGGSAA; encoded by the coding sequence ATGATCGGGACTTTCCTCGCTTCGGAGATCCGCCTGCTGCTTCGCGTGCTCGAGCGCCGGCGCATCGATCCCGCCCCGATCCTGAAGCACGCCGGGCTGAACCCCGCGCTGATCGACCAGCCCCGTGCCCGCTATCCGTCCGACCGCGTCATCGCCGCGTGGGGCCGCGCTGCCGAAGTCGCAGGCGATCCCGACCTCGGGCTGGAATTCGCCGAGGTGTACCGCGCGACCGATTTCCACGGCATCGCCGTCGTGTTCATGGCCAGTGCGAACCTGCGCACGGCGCTCGAGCGCCTCGTGCGCTACCACGCCGTCCTCAACACGTCCGTGAAGCTTCGCCTGGAGCACGCCGAAAACCGCACGCACCTGTACTGCAGCACGCTTCGCTGCGACGACGCCGTACGGCGGGTGATCGAGGAAGGACGAGCCGCGGTCGTCGTGGACCTGTGCCGCTCCTCGCTCAGCGAGACGGTGAATCCGGCGCAGGTGACGTTCACGTACCCGCGCCCCGACGACTGCTCGGCGCTCGACGGCTTCTTCCACTCCTCGTTCGTGTTCGCTGCCGAGGAGTGGCGCCTCTCGTTTCACGCCGAAGACACGACGCGTCCTTTTCTCGCTTCCAACCGCGAGCTGGCGCGCAGCAACGACCACGTGCTCGACGAAATGCTCAAGCGCCTGCAGGAAGACGACCTCGTGTCGCGCGTCAAGCGCGCCGTGATCGACGAGCTGCCGTCGGGAACGCCCTCGGAAGAATCGATCGCGAAGTCGCTGGCGCTGAGCGGGCGCTCGCTGCAGCGCCGCCTTCACGACGAGCACACGAGCTTCACCGAGCTGCTGTCTTCGGTGCGGCGCGACCTGGCCGAGCAGTACGTGCGGGATCCGCACGTGCCCGTTACGGAGATCAGCTACCTGCTGGGTTTCTCGGACCTCTCGTCATTCTCGCGGGCGTTCAAGCGCTGGACCGGGACTTCGCCTGCAAGCTGCCGGCATCGCGGCCCCGGCAGCGGGCCCGGCCGCGTCGCA
- a CDS encoding FMN-binding protein: protein MRTERTAGFGFEAVVLATIATIATFAALATPCPARIFLARDEALKLAFPDADRVETRDVILTVEQHKKIEALAAAPLDSDLVTIYVGWKGTTPAAYAIFDTHTVRTFPETFLVVISPEGAVVATHILAFHEPEEYMPSPRWLATFKDRKLGDDLKVGSGVVAITGSTLSTHAVTSGIRRVLAVWNVVIGGK from the coding sequence TTGCGTACTGAGCGAACCGCAGGCTTCGGCTTCGAGGCGGTCGTGCTCGCCACCATCGCCACGATCGCGACGTTCGCCGCGCTCGCGACGCCGTGCCCGGCCAGGATTTTCCTCGCGCGCGACGAAGCGCTCAAGCTCGCGTTCCCCGACGCCGACCGCGTCGAGACGCGCGACGTGATCCTGACCGTGGAGCAGCACAAGAAGATCGAAGCGCTGGCCGCGGCGCCGCTGGATTCGGACCTGGTGACGATCTATGTCGGCTGGAAAGGCACGACGCCCGCGGCGTACGCGATCTTCGACACGCACACGGTGAGGACCTTTCCCGAGACGTTCCTCGTCGTGATCTCTCCCGAAGGAGCCGTCGTGGCCACGCACATCCTGGCTTTCCACGAGCCGGAAGAATACATGCCCAGCCCCCGCTGGCTGGCGACATTCAAGGACAGGAAACTCGGGGACGACCTCAAGGTCGGCAGCGGCGTCGTCGCGATCACCGGGTCGACGCTGTCGACCCATGCCGTCACCTCGGGCATCCGCCGCGTGCTGGCCGTCTGGAACGTCGTCATCGGAGGCAAGTAA